Part of the Rothia mucilaginosa genome, TGAGTTTTACGGTGCTGGTGCTGTGGGCTTTTACCGCGGCGGCGCTGACCGTGGGTACGTGGCGGGTGGTGCATCCGCTGGCGTGTGTGCTCATTGCCCTGCTGGGGTGCCTGGTGATTCTGCTGTTCTTTCCGCCGCGTGCGGTGATGCCCTACAGCCTGCTCTTTCGCACGACCGGTCAGCTGGTTTTTCTGGCGTGTATTGTCACGGTTCAGGCGGTGCTTTTGTGCGCTACGGGGGTGGATGCATCCCGCGCCACCCTGCAGCAGGCGCAGGGTGCCTCGCTTCGTCTGAATGGCACGGTGGAGCAGGTTCGCCGCGTGGATCCGCGCACTACTCTGGTGGTCATTAAGCTGGAGGAAATTCAGGGGCGGAGCGTGCGTGCGCTGGTGAATGAGCGGGTACGCGTGTATCGGCGTGACGGTTCGGCAAAGAGCGCCGCGCAGCGCCTGGAGGCACGTTCGGCGGCGAGCTCGGCAGCTCAGCAACAGGGGAGCGGTACCGCGCGCTCGCAGGCGATTTATCCGGGCATGAAGGTGACCGCTCTCGGCACGGTGGAGTTCAACGGTTCCACGGCGAAGCTGAGCGGCGCAACTATTTTTCCTGCGCCCGCCTACGGTACCGGGTCGAACGCTGTCACCCGGACGGCGGCGGAGCCGTACCTGTCCACGCTCAAGGAGCAGCTGCGCACCCGCGCCCTGGACGCCCTCGGCACGGAGTCGGCGGCACTGGTTTTGGGTACCGCCTACGGGGATGATTCGCTGATGAGTTCGACCGCGCGGGAGGAGTATAAGCTCAGCGGGCTCAGCCATATTACGGCGGTGTCCGGGGCGAATATTGCCATTGTGTTTTTGGGTGCGTACCGGCTAGTGTTGACGGTTCGCCCGTACCGCCTCGCCAGCGCATACCTGCTGTTCCGTTCCTGGATACAGCGGTTGCGGGGGAGAGGCGCGGCTCGTTCTCGCCGCCCCGCGTACCCCCGCCACGCCGCCCCCGCTCAACAATCGGCCTACCCGCAACAACCTACCCCGCCAAATGCCCACGCCCTGCCGCCGCTCGTGCATCGGCTGAGCACCCTCGCCATTCCGCACCGCGTCATGGTGCTGTGCGGGGTCGCGGCGGTGCTCGCCTACGCCATGCTGCTGGACTCTGAGGGTTCCGTGATTCGTTCCCTCGCCATGGGTCTGCTCGGCGCTTACGCGATGCTGCGCGGTTCGGGCCGCCAGTCCTTGGCGGCGCTGCAAACAACGGTACTGACGTGTCTGCTTGCCGCCCCGCACCTCGCCGTGGATATGGGGTTCGCCCTGTCGGTGACGGCAACCTCCGCGCTGATTCTGCTGGGCCCGCCGCTGATTCGCCTGCTCATGCGCGTCATGCCGGTGTTCTGCGCGGAAATGCTCGCCGCGCCGATTGTGGCGTCCCTGTGGTGCACTCCGCTGATTTTGGCGATGAGCGGTAAGGTGCCGCTCTACTCGGTTCCGGCGAACCTGATTGCCGCTACTTTAGCGCCGCTGAGTATGCTCGCCGGGCTGGCGGCACTCGGATTCATGCTCCTGGGTCTGCCCACTGCGGCGGATCTGTGCCTGCGTGCCGGTGGCCTTGCCGCGCAGGGCATCGAGTGGGCGGCACACACTGCCGCGCACGCGCCGGGTAACCCGTGGGAGCCCGGTTCGAGCGTGCCGGCGGTGGTGTGTAGCGCCCTCTGCGTGCTGGCGTTGAGCATTGCCCTCTGGTGGGTGGATGCGCGCCGCTACCGTGCGGTCACGCACCGGCAGTATTTGCGGGTGGTACCGCGCACCGCGCGCTCCCATCAGCCCGCCCGTCCCTGACCGACTGACCCTGACCGACTACCCCTAACCACCGCTAGAGGCATCTGAGAAGAAAACGCTATGATGGATACTCGAGACTCTACCCGCGCAGCACCCCCGTGCGCAGCGGGGCCGAGTTCAGCCCGTACCCTGCAGATAAAGGCGAGTGATAAGCGTGTCCGAGCGCAAGCGTTCAACCCAGCGTGGTGGTTCCCGAGGCTACGCCCGCCGAGGCGGCCCCGCCCTCGACACCGCGTGGCGTACCGTCACCCCGGCACCCGCCGTCATGCTCTACGGCCCGGAGGAGTACTTCGCCTCCCGCGCTGCGGCGCGCCTGCGTGAGTTGTTCCGCAGCATCCACCCGGAGGTGGACCGCGTTCAGATTAACGCCGCCACCTACACGGCGGGGGAGCTGATCCTGCACGCTTCGCCCTCCCTGTTCGGTTCGGCGAAGATCATTGAGGTTGAGAACGTTGCCTCCATGAGTGATGAGTTTTTGACCGATACGCTCGCCTACCTGAACGCCCCCGAGCCGGACATCATGCTGATTCTGAACCACTCGGGCGGTAACCGCGGCAAGAAGCTCATCGACCTGGTGCGCTCCCAGTTCGTGCTCATTAACTGCAAGGCGCTCAAGACCGATCGCGAGAAGAGCGAGTTCTTGGCGGGGGAGTTCGCCGCCGCCCAGCGCCCGATTACCGGCGGCGCCCTGGCGTTGCTGACTGCCGCCTCCTCCGACACTGCGGAGCTTGCCGCCGCCTGCCAGCAGCTGCTCTCTGACGTACCCGGCGAAATCACCGAGGAGGTGGTGAACCGCTACTACGGCGGCCGCACCGAGGTCACCGCGTTCCGTGTCAGTGACGCGGCGATTTCCGGTAACGCCCCGGAGGCTCTGCGTCTGCTCCGTCACTCCCTTGCCACCGGCACGGAGCCGATTCCGATGCTTGGCGCGCTCGCTATGCGTATCCGCAATATTGCGCGCGTGCATCACGTGCGTATGAGCGCTAATGAGCTGGCGCGTGAGGTGGGTATGTCACCGTGGCAGGTTGAGCAGGCTCAGCGTGACGGCCGCCGTTTTACCGGCGCCCAGCTGGCGCATATTGTTCAGCTTCTGGCTGATGCGGACGCCCAGCTGAAGGGTGAGTCGCAGGATGCTGTGTATGCGGTGGAGCAGGCTGTTTTGGCGATTGCTCTACCTCCGCGCCTGTAGTGCATAATAGAGCCCATGCTCGAAATTCTGAAGAAAATTTTCTTTGCCCTGCTGCCCTTCCTGCAGAAGGCGGCAGAGGATGCCCTCAACGACGCTACTGCGTCTAAGGGCGGCTCCGAGTCCTCCCAGAAGAGTGAGTCCCGCGGGGATGAATCTCGTCAGCGCGAATCTCGTCAGGGTGAGGCTCGTACCTCCGGCTCTTCGGCGCCTAAGCCGAGCGCCCCGAAGCCTTCCGCACCGGCTACCGGCGCGTCGAACGGTTCGGATTACCCGGGCGATTACCGCGACATGATCAACTTTGAGTATTCGCCCTCCCTGGATGGCGACGCTGACCCGGGTGAAATCGTGTGGACGTGGGTTCCCTTCGAGGAGGACCACTCGCAGGGTAAGGACCGCCCGGTGCTTCTGGTGGGTCGTGACGGTGAGTACCTGCTGGCGCTGATGATGACCAGCAAGGATCATAATAACCGTGAGCACGCTGATCCGAATTACCTTGATATTGGTTCGGGCCCGTGGGATCCGCAGGGCCGCGCTTCTGAGGTGAAGTTGAACCGTGTGATTCGTGTTCGTCCGGATGCGATGCGCCGTGAGGGCGCGATTATGCCGGAGGATACGTTCCGCCTGATTGAGCGTGCCTGGACTCGCCATAACGGCTAACCCCTGTGCTTGATGCCGGGAATCTGAGGGTGACCGGCGTTAGATGTGGGGGCTACGTGTAGCGGTTTTCACAGTATTTTTCTCTCCGCGAGGGTCTGTCGTGGAGGCTGTTCATCTGGTATTATGTGTGGTTGAGTGTCCGATGGTCATCGGGCACTGCTGGCCGGTTGCCATAGGCATCCCCACGCCGCTCAGTCGATGATCGGCCAGCGTCGCCCTCACCGACCAATAAGACAAAACAGAAAGTTTAATTGTGGCTAACATTAAGTCTCAGAAGAAGCGTATCCTCACCAACGAGAAGGCTCGCCTGCGCAACAACATTGTAAAGTCCGAGCTGAAGACCGCGACCCGCAAGGTCAAGGCTGCTGTTGAGGCACAGAACAAGGAAGCAGCTGTTGAGGCTCTGCGTTTTGTGAACCGTAAGCTGGACAAGGCTGTTTCCAAGGGTGTTCTGCACAAGAAGACCGCTGCAAACAAGAAGTCCGGTCTTGCTACGCTGGTAAACAAGGCTTTCTAAAACTTGCGGGGTACGTGAGTACCTCTCTGGTTTAAGGGCAGAGACCCCCTGTGTTCCCCCTCCTCTAAGGGGAACGCAGGGGGTTTCTTTTTCGTGTATAGTTGGGGTTAAGGAGTTAAACGACCCCTCTGAAACCCTGAGCCTCACCTATCGGTGTGGCAATAACGCTCGGGCGGCCGCGGCTTTATGCTTCGGTCTAGAAGACATCGGGGGCACCACCGGTTAACTCCTTATAACTTGTGTGAAGGGCATCCTGCTAAGTGGCGGGATGCCTTTTGCTATGCCCGTAAGGAACCTAAAACTAAGTGAAACGCCGTTCCTGTCGTAAAGAGAAAAGGTGGCATCTAGCAAAACCTTTTTCAAAATAGTGGGTAAATTGTGACTATTTGCTGCTCATGCTGATGACTGGGAAGTGGAGCCCGCAGCCTGCGACCCAATTGAGTAGTAGCAAGCCAGTAATACAAAGACAAATGACGAAATAGGAAGATAGATTTTCGTGTATACTTGGGCTCAAGGAGTTAGACGATTCCTCTGTAACCCTGAGCCTCGCCTATTGGTGTGGCAATAATGCTTGGGCGGCCGCGGCTTTATGCTTCGGTCTAGAAGACCGTCGGGGGCGTCACCGGCTAACTCCTCATAACTTGTGTGAAAGGCATCCTGCTAAGTGGCGGGATGCCTTTTGCTATACCCGCACGCTGTGGTTTTATGGCACAGATTTCGGGGAGGCGCCCGCCCGGTGACGAAACCGCTTGCGGGTCGCGCGGGAGCCCGTATAGTGGGAACTATCGGCGGTACCGCACACCGCCCGCGCCCTAGCAATAGTGCCGCATAGACGGCACCGGGGGAGTGAGCACCGCCGATACACACCACACAACCACCGACCACGAGCTAAGGACAACGATGAGCCAGCCGAACTTCCCTCCCGCCCGACTCTTTGACGCTTTCGCCAAGCCCGCCTCCACAGAACAGCCCGCGAAGAAAGGCCTGCTCGGCAAGCTACGCCTGAGCGAATCCTCCGAGGAGGACAACTACACGACCGTCATGCTGGTCGGTTTCAACTCCGCGAAGGAACCCCCGGGCAACGGTGAGGACGCCCTCGACGTGATTCACCGCGCGTTCGACCCGTGCGATGAGAGCCCCGGCTTCGACATGGACGACTTCTACGACTATGCCTCCGTCGCCCCGCAGCTGCTGAACAATGACGACTCCGAATCCACGGTTCTGGTGTGGCCCAAGGTTTTCTACAACATGGTCACCATCCCGGAGCGCCGCCTGCGCCTGCTCGTGGTGACCGGCCCCGCCCCGAGCCTGTGCCTGCAGCGGTTCATGACCCGCTTCTTCAAGTACGTAAAGAAGCTCCACGTGGACCACGCGATCTTCGTTGAGACCTTTGAGGATCAGGTGGCGCACACCCGCCCGTACCCGTACACGCTGACCACTCACGACGAGAAGCTGGCAGCTATCCCCGGTATTCTGCACGAGGACTACACCGGCCCCACCTCGGTGACGATGGCAATGTCTGCGCTCGCCGCCGAGCACGGCCTGTCCTCCTCGGTCATGTTGCGCATGAGCATCCCGGGGTATCTGAGCTTTGACCAGCAGAACCCGCGCGCGGTCGTGAGCCTGATCGAGGCGCTGGAGGTCATCCTCGGCATTAAGGTCGAGTCTGAGGAGTATGACCGCCTGCGCGCCCACGCTGATGAGTGGGAGGCGGAGCTTGCCGAAGAAATGGCGAAGGACTACGAGAAGGTTGAGCTGGTGCGTGAGATTGAGCAGAGGATGGATTCGACTCTGCGCACTGTCTCCGGTGAGGTGATTGCCGAGGATATTGAGGGCTACCTGGATTCCCTCAGCGGCTCCTCCGGGACCGAGAATCCTGCCGAGGATGGTACGGATTCCGTGGAGGATTCTTCGGAACGTTAGGTCCGTTCGCACATATGGCGCGGGTATGGGAAAATGATAGGTAACTATGCCCATACCCGCAGCCAGCATCTCGAAAGGATGATGTGATTGGCACCGATGTCGAAGAACCCGCCCGTTCCGGCGGCGACCGACCCCGCGATTATTCGCAATTTCTGCATTATCGCCCATATTGACCACGGTAAGTCCACCCTCGCAGACCGTATGCTGCAGGCCACCGGCGTGGTTGCCCCGCGCGATATGAAGGCGCAGTACCTGGACCGCATGGACATTGAACGTGAACGCGGTATCACGATTAAGTCCCAGGCTGTGCGCATGCCCTGGGATGTTGACGGCACCTCCTACGCGCTGAACATGATTGACACCCCCGGCCACGTGGACTTCACCTACGAGGTTTCCCGCTCCCTGGCCGCGTGTGAGGGTGCGCTTCTGCTCGTGGACGCCGCCCAGGGTATTGAGGCTCAGACCCTGGCGAACCTGTACCTGGCGATGGAGAACGACCTGACCATCATCCCGGTGCTGAACAAGATTGACCTTCCCGCGGCTCAGCCCGATAAGTACGCTGAGGAGCTGGCGAACCTGATTGGTTGCGAGCCGGACGAGGTTCTGCGCGTATCGGGTAAGACCGGTGAGGGTGTTGAGGCTCTGCTGGACCGTATTGTGGAGGCGATTCCCGCCCCGCAGGGTGACGCATCCGCCCCGGCGCGTGCCATGATTTTTGACTCGGTGTACGACTCGTACCGCGGTGTGGTCACCTATGTGCGTGTTGTGGACGGTAGCCTGCAGCCGCGTCAGAAGATTAAGATGATGTCCACCGGCGCTGAGCATGACCTGCTCGAAATCGGTGTGATTTCGCCGGAGCCTGTCCCGTCGAAGGGCCTGGGTGTGGGCGAGGTGGGCTACCTCATTACCGGTGTGAAGGACGTCCGTCAGTCCCGTGTGGGTGATACCGTCACCTCCGCCGCGAAGCCTGCGCAGGAGTCCCTGGGTGGTTACGAGGACCCCAAGCCGATGGTGTTCTCGGGCCTGTTCCCGATTGATGGTTCGGACTACCCGGCGTTGCGTGACGCGCTGGATAAGCTGAAGCTTAACGACGCCGCGCTGATTTACGAGCCGGAGACTTCTGCCGCTCTGGGCTTTGGTTTCCGCTGTGGCTTCCTGGGTCTGCTGCACCTGGAGATTGTGCGTGAGCGCCTGGAACGCGAGTTCAACCTGGATCTGATTTCGACCGCACCGAACGTTATTTACGACGTGGTAGATGAGGCGGGTAACGCTAAGCGCGTGACCAACCCGAGCGAATTCCCCGAGGGCAAGGTCGCGACGATTCGCGAGCCCATGGTGGCGTGTACGATTATTGCCCCGAGCGAGTACATTGGTGCGATTATGGAGCTGTGCCAGGCTCGCCGCGGCCAGATCGGCGGCATGGATTACCTGTCCGAGGATCGTGTGGAGATGCGTTACCGCCTGCCCCTGGCAGAGATTGTGTTCGACTTCTTCGATCAGTTGAAGTCCCGTACCCGCGGTTACGCGTCGCTGGACTGGAAGTTCGACGGTGAGGAAGAGGCCGACCTGGTGAAGGTCGACATCCTGCTGCAGGGTGAGAAGGTGGATGCGTTCAGCGCCATTACTCACCGCGATAAGGCGTACTCGTACGGCCTGATGATGACTTCTAAGCTGCGTGAGCTGATTCCTCGCCAGCAGTTTGAGGTGCCGATTCAGGCGGCTATCGGTTCGCGTATTATTGCCCGCGAGAATATCCGCGCGATGCGTAAGGACGTTCTGTCGAAGTGTTACGGCGGCGATATTTCGCGTAAGCGTAAGCTGCTGGAGAAGCAGAAGGAAGGCAAGAAGCGCATGAAGATGGTCGGTCGTGTGGAGGTTCCTCAGGAAGCCTTCATTGCGGCACTGTCTTCGAGCGAGGAGAAGGAAAAGAAGAAGTAGCCTCTTTCGCTGCTGTAGCTTTTCCGGCTGTGTGCTGACCTGTTTGAGTGGAGAACCCGGCTGGTGCCTCGTGTACCGCCGGGTTCTCTGCGCCCCGCCTGTTGCACGCCGCCCATTTAATTCCCCCAACCTCTACACCTAGTTCCAGGAGGCAGAATGCCCGCCCAGCCCACCGGCGCCCCCGCACCCCGCGACGGGCGCATCCCCGCCACCAGCGCGGCAGGATGCGAAACCCGCGACTTCAGCCTCTACGTACACATCCCCTTCTGCTCCGTACGCTGCGGCTACTGCGACTTCAATACCTATGCCACCGAAGACTTCGGCGACGGCATCGGCCTCGGCACCTACGCCAACGACGCCATCGCAGAAATCCTCTTCGCCGCCCGCACCCTCGAAGCATCCGGCGTCGCAAAACGCCCCATGCACACCGTCTTCTTCGGAGGCGGCACCCCCACCAAACTGCCCGCCCGCGACCTCGTACGCATCCTGCAGGCAGCCATCGACGTATTCGGCCTCGTCGAAGGCGCAGAAGTCACCACCGAAGCGAACCCCGACTCCGTCACCCGCGAGGACCTGCAAACCCTCAAGGACGGCGGCTTCACCCGCGTATCCTTCGGCATGCAGTCCGTCGTCCCCGAGGTGCTACAGGTGCTCGACCGAACCCACACGCCGTCGAACGTACCGAAGGTCGTCGCCTGGGCTAAGGAGGTCGGCCTGCAGGTGTCTGTGGACCTGATTTACGGTTCGCCGGGGGAGAGCCTGCAACAGTGGGAGCAAAGCGTTCGCGCCGCGATCTCTTACGAACCGGACCATATTTCCGCGTACTCGCTCATCGTGGAAGACGGCACGAAGCTTGCCGCGCAGATTCGCCGCGGCGAATACACCATGCCCGACGAAGACCTCATGGCAGACATGTACCTGCTCGCCGAAGAGCTACTCACCGAAGCCGGCTACAACTGGTACGAGGTCTCCAACTACTCGCGCAGCGAGGACACCCGCAGCGACCACAACCTCGCCTACTGGCGCAACCAGGACTGGTGGGGCATCGGCCCCGGCGCGCACTCGCACGTGAACGGTACCCGCTGGTGGAACGTGAAGCACCCGGTGCCGTACGCGCAGCAGGTGCGTGCGGGGGAGTCCCCGGCGGCGGCACGTGAGGTGCTGGACACCGCCACTCGTGCTTTTGAGACGATTATGCTCATGATCCGTGTGCGTGAGGGCCTGGCGATGCGCGAGCTGCTCGCCGTGCACGATGAGGCGCAGCTGGGCGCCTCCCTGCGCTGGCTGGTTTCTCAAGCTCTGATTGAGCCTGATGCTTTAACTTCTCAGGCTGAACCTGACCCTGAAGCTCACGTGCGCCTGACATTGAAGGGCCGCCTGCTGGGGGACGCGGTTACCCGTGAGCTGCTCCCGGAAGTCTCGGAAGAGCACGAGGAGCACTAAGAAATACCTGCGTGATAAGGGGCTTTTCAGCTGGAGCTGCGCCTTGGCTTAAACCTGTTGTAGCTCCGCTTGATCCCTATCCCTGCTGCCGCCTGCGCGCGGCGTACACCCCGGAATCGCCGTAATATTTCGGTGATTTCGGGGC contains:
- the hemW gene encoding radical SAM family heme chaperone HemW; the encoded protein is MPAQPTGAPAPRDGRIPATSAAGCETRDFSLYVHIPFCSVRCGYCDFNTYATEDFGDGIGLGTYANDAIAEILFAARTLEASGVAKRPMHTVFFGGGTPTKLPARDLVRILQAAIDVFGLVEGAEVTTEANPDSVTREDLQTLKDGGFTRVSFGMQSVVPEVLQVLDRTHTPSNVPKVVAWAKEVGLQVSVDLIYGSPGESLQQWEQSVRAAISYEPDHISAYSLIVEDGTKLAAQIRRGEYTMPDEDLMADMYLLAEELLTEAGYNWYEVSNYSRSEDTRSDHNLAYWRNQDWWGIGPGAHSHVNGTRWWNVKHPVPYAQQVRAGESPAAAREVLDTATRAFETIMLMIRVREGLAMRELLAVHDEAQLGASLRWLVSQALIEPDALTSQAEPDPEAHVRLTLKGRLLGDAVTRELLPEVSEEHEEH
- a CDS encoding PAC2 family protein, with product MSQPNFPPARLFDAFAKPASTEQPAKKGLLGKLRLSESSEEDNYTTVMLVGFNSAKEPPGNGEDALDVIHRAFDPCDESPGFDMDDFYDYASVAPQLLNNDDSESTVLVWPKVFYNMVTIPERRLRLLVVTGPAPSLCLQRFMTRFFKYVKKLHVDHAIFVETFEDQVAHTRPYPYTLTTHDEKLAAIPGILHEDYTGPTSVTMAMSALAAEHGLSSSVMLRMSIPGYLSFDQQNPRAVVSLIEALEVILGIKVESEEYDRLRAHADEWEAELAEEMAKDYEKVELVREIEQRMDSTLRTVSGEVIAEDIEGYLDSLSGSSGTENPAEDGTDSVEDSSER
- the lepA gene encoding translation elongation factor 4, yielding MSKNPPVPAATDPAIIRNFCIIAHIDHGKSTLADRMLQATGVVAPRDMKAQYLDRMDIERERGITIKSQAVRMPWDVDGTSYALNMIDTPGHVDFTYEVSRSLAACEGALLLVDAAQGIEAQTLANLYLAMENDLTIIPVLNKIDLPAAQPDKYAEELANLIGCEPDEVLRVSGKTGEGVEALLDRIVEAIPAPQGDASAPARAMIFDSVYDSYRGVVTYVRVVDGSLQPRQKIKMMSTGAEHDLLEIGVISPEPVPSKGLGVGEVGYLITGVKDVRQSRVGDTVTSAAKPAQESLGGYEDPKPMVFSGLFPIDGSDYPALRDALDKLKLNDAALIYEPETSAALGFGFRCGFLGLLHLEIVRERLEREFNLDLISTAPNVIYDVVDEAGNAKRVTNPSEFPEGKVATIREPMVACTIIAPSEYIGAIMELCQARRGQIGGMDYLSEDRVEMRYRLPLAEIVFDFFDQLKSRTRGYASLDWKFDGEEEADLVKVDILLQGEKVDAFSAITHRDKAYSYGLMMTSKLRELIPRQQFEVPIQAAIGSRIIARENIRAMRKDVLSKCYGGDISRKRKLLEKQKEGKKRMKMVGRVEVPQEAFIAALSSSEEKEKKK
- a CDS encoding ComEC/Rec2 family competence protein, whose product is MPRQNRRPNRPQAGEQELFPGSLRLTRRLIRSAATAYDRVRYRWSIGAERWRTRRDEQELRAQGSLIHLDFRLSFTVLVLWAFTAAALTVGTWRVVHPLACVLIALLGCLVILLFFPPRAVMPYSLLFRTTGQLVFLACIVTVQAVLLCATGVDASRATLQQAQGASLRLNGTVEQVRRVDPRTTLVVIKLEEIQGRSVRALVNERVRVYRRDGSAKSAAQRLEARSAASSAAQQQGSGTARSQAIYPGMKVTALGTVEFNGSTAKLSGATIFPAPAYGTGSNAVTRTAAEPYLSTLKEQLRTRALDALGTESAALVLGTAYGDDSLMSSTAREEYKLSGLSHITAVSGANIAIVFLGAYRLVLTVRPYRLASAYLLFRSWIQRLRGRGAARSRRPAYPRHAAPAQQSAYPQQPTPPNAHALPPLVHRLSTLAIPHRVMVLCGVAAVLAYAMLLDSEGSVIRSLAMGLLGAYAMLRGSGRQSLAALQTTVLTCLLAAPHLAVDMGFALSVTATSALILLGPPLIRLLMRVMPVFCAEMLAAPIVASLWCTPLILAMSGKVPLYSVPANLIAATLAPLSMLAGLAALGFMLLGLPTAADLCLRAGGLAAQGIEWAAHTAAHAPGNPWEPGSSVPAVVCSALCVLALSIALWWVDARRYRAVTHRQYLRVVPRTARSHQPARP
- a CDS encoding type II toxin-antitoxin system PemK/MazF family toxin gives rise to the protein MLEILKKIFFALLPFLQKAAEDALNDATASKGGSESSQKSESRGDESRQRESRQGEARTSGSSAPKPSAPKPSAPATGASNGSDYPGDYRDMINFEYSPSLDGDADPGEIVWTWVPFEEDHSQGKDRPVLLVGRDGEYLLALMMTSKDHNNREHADPNYLDIGSGPWDPQGRASEVKLNRVIRVRPDAMRREGAIMPEDTFRLIERAWTRHNG
- the rpsT gene encoding 30S ribosomal protein S20 → MANIKSQKKRILTNEKARLRNNIVKSELKTATRKVKAAVEAQNKEAAVEALRFVNRKLDKAVSKGVLHKKTAANKKSGLATLVNKAF
- the holA gene encoding DNA polymerase III subunit delta, translated to MSERKRSTQRGGSRGYARRGGPALDTAWRTVTPAPAVMLYGPEEYFASRAAARLRELFRSIHPEVDRVQINAATYTAGELILHASPSLFGSAKIIEVENVASMSDEFLTDTLAYLNAPEPDIMLILNHSGGNRGKKLIDLVRSQFVLINCKALKTDREKSEFLAGEFAAAQRPITGGALALLTAASSDTAELAAACQQLLSDVPGEITEEVVNRYYGGRTEVTAFRVSDAAISGNAPEALRLLRHSLATGTEPIPMLGALAMRIRNIARVHHVRMSANELAREVGMSPWQVEQAQRDGRRFTGAQLAHIVQLLADADAQLKGESQDAVYAVEQAVLAIALPPRL